From the genome of SAR324 cluster bacterium:
AAATCTTGAAATTGGAAAGAATGAAATTGTTGGTTTAATTGGTGACAACGGGGCGGGTAAGTCTACGCTAATTAAATTGATTACCGGCTTAGAGTCACCAACTTCAGGAGAGATTTTCATTAAAGGGAAAAAGATTAATCTCAATAAATACTCAGTAAAAATCTCTCAAAAGCTGGGAATTGAGACAGTTTATCAAAAATTGTCACTCTGTGAAAAACAACCATTGTGGAGAAATTTTTTTGCTGGAAGACCGATTACCAATGCTTTCGGATTGATTAATGTAGAAAAGCAGCGAGAAATCACTGCAGAGATTATGAAAAGTACAATTGGTTTTCGTAGTGAAGGCATCAATGTAGATACTCCAGTAAGTTTTCTTTCTGGTGGAGAGAGACAGGGTGTCGCCATCGGAAGAGCAATGTATTTCGAAAGTGACCTGATCATTCTAGATGAACCAACAGTAGCACTGGCTATCTCTGAAGTAGAGAAGGTTCTGAGATTCGTGGACAATATAAAAACTAAAGGGAAATCATGTATATTCATTGAACATAACATCCATCATGTCCATGAAATTTCAGATAGAATTATCGTTCTGGATCGAGGAGATGTAGTTTTGAATTGTGATAAAAATTCAATAGAAATTGGTGACTTAATTCAATTTCTAAAAGAACTTCATTTCCAAAAAGAAAAGAAATAGAAACTGTACCGGGAATTTAAATCTAAGCAGATATTCTTACATCCAAAGCAATTAGAGAGAAATTGATCCCAGAAATCCACCAACAAGAATTTCAGGGCTTGTTTGGAGTTGCTGTCGCTGAAATCAACCCACCTACAGGAATGTATTCACGCACATGGGGATATTCCGAACATGATGTTGCTGATGGAATCCATAGGCCCCTACGAGCCTCCTGCCTGACAATTTCAGGAGCCTCAGAAAAAGAAAATCTGACCCTATTGGCCTTGGATCTGATGGCATGGCTTTCCAGTGAAGATGAAGAATGCATCAGAGTCCCCCTTGAAGAAGAATTCAAACTAAAGCCAGGTTCTCTTCTCACTCACCTATCTCATAGTCATGGCGCACCTTTTACAGAACCTCTTTTAGCAGATGCACCTGGAGGCCATTTAATCCGGGGCTACAGAAAGCAAATTCTGAAGACGTGTCGTCAGCTAATCTCAGAAGCTTTTGAGAACAAAAGAGTCTGTGTGCTGAGTTGGGGGGTTGGTCGTTGTGGCATGGCTTTCAATCGAGATCTGACTCTCCCAGAGACGGGTGATCACGTTGTAGGAATTAATCCGTCTAAAGTTGCAGACGACACACTACTTGTGGGCAGGATAACTGAGCAATCAGGTGTTCACGTTGCGAGTTTGGTCCATTATGCAGCACACCCCACGTCCTTGGGAGGAATGAACCGTCTGATCTCACCTGATTATGTTGGTGCTATGAGAGAATTGGTAGAAAGAGATACCAACGGAGCACCCTGCATCTTTCTTCATGGTGCCGACGGGGAATTGGCTCCTCGAAGATGCTACGAAGAATCAACTGAGGCAGCAGATCAAAATGGTAGGGAATTAGGCTATGCCGCACTTTCTACGCTGTCTGGTTTGATGCCATCCGGACAGAAGATGGTTTTTGACAAGAAGGTAGAATCTGGGGCAACACTGGGACTATGGAAATATGAGGATAAGCTGCCAGACCACGAGATTGACATGATAACAGAGACCCTGGAATTGAAGCTTGGGGATATACCTTCTGTTGATACCTTCAAAAAATTAGTAGAAGCAAAAAGTGGGTTCGAGAAAGAACGCGCGCAAAGAGGGTTAGCCTTAAGAGAAAAACTCGGAGACTCATCAACCTATGATTTCCCAATTTATGTTTGGAAATTAGGAAAAACTATAATGGTTGGTGCACCGATAGAATTTTATAACGAATTCCAGATTTTTTTGAGGCGACAGTTTCCGGAAAATCTGATCCTAGTTCTTGATATCTGCAATGGATTTTTAAACTATTTGCCAAGGAAAGAAGAGTTTGCTAGAAAAACCTACCAAGTCAAAATAGCCCTGTTTGCCCAAGAGAGTGAAGAGAGAGTACGCACAAAAGTTGTTTACTTAATAAATCAATTACTAAACATAAACTAACTATTAATAAATTAACATGGCCCTTAAACTTGAAGTAAGAATCAAACATAGCTTCTGATTATTTATGGAAAATAAACGTAGCATTATCAACAATTGTCCTTGCCTTTTGGGATAGCCTAGCCTAGCTTCCCGCGAGTACTTGGGTCATGGTGGCCCAAGAAAACTAATTTACCATAGGCTGAATAGGAAGAGGAGATTCGCATGGAAAAATTGAATGAAAATCAACCGACCAGCATTTTTGAAGAGACAACCGATAAAGGTGTGACTCGGCGGCAGATCATCAAAACTGGCGCAGCGGCTGCAGGTGCGGTTGCCTTGATGGGAGGGTTCCCGTACATCAGCAGTGCCCAGAACAAAACTTTGACAATCGTCCGTGGAACGCACTTTATTCCAGAAGCACAGGAAATCGCCAAGCAACAAGCCGAGGAGTTTGGAAAGCAGGCAGGGGTGAAAGTGAATGCAGACTTCCTGAACTGGCCCGATCTACAGCCGAAAATTGGAGCTGCTTTGCAGGCAGGAGGAATTGACGTTGTTGAACTATGGCCTATCCAAAACCATCTCTATGGCACTAATCTTGTCGATATGACGGATGAAGCGGAGGAAGTAGGTGCTCGTGGTGGTGGATTCGAGGAATATGTTCTCAACTCTGCAAGTGTGAATGGGCGTTATCTGGGAATTCCCCATGGGGATTCGGGAGGGACTATTGCTTATAGAATCAGCGCCTTCGAAAAAGCAGGTGTGAAAAATGCTGCCGACGGATCTCTACTGGATATGACTTGGGACGACTATTTTGCAGTTGCCAAGGAAACTAAGAAAATGGGTATGCCATTTGGTCAGTCTTTGGGACATAGCTTAGGTGACCCGATTGGCTTCTGTTATCCATACATGTGGTCTTCAGGAGCTCTCGAAGTAGCGGATGATGGGAAAACAGTACTATTCGATACTCCAACCTTCGAATACGCTTTGAACAAGTTCGTTCAAGCTTGGAAGGATGGCTATGATGAGACTGGTACCTCCTGGGATGATAGCAGTAACAACCGTGCTTACTTGAGTGGAAAGATTGCTTCCACCTTCAACGGTTCAAGTATCTACTACGCTACCAAGAAAAGAGATGACGGTGGGGCAATGATGAATGACACCCACCACATGTTGATGCCAAAGGGGACCGCAGGCAGGTATTATGAATCAGGTTCTAGAACGTTGGCTGTTCTTAAAAATTCACCAAATACCGATGTAGCCAAAGAATATTTGAAGTGGTGGTTCCAACCAGAGAACTATTATAAGTGGTGGAGCATCCAGGAAGGATATCAAATGCATCATGTCAAGAATCTTGCCAATGACCCTGTTTGGAACAGCGACCCCAAAATGGGTGCGTTCCGAAAGATTCCTGGCCTTGGTCGATTGAGAGGTTTTGCTGGAGATCCAAATGAAAAAGCTGGTTTAGCCGCTTCTAAATACGTCATTGTTGATACTTTTGCCAAAGCTGTTCAATCTGGCGATGCCAAAGACGCACTAAAATGGGGCCAGCGGCAGCTTGAGCGTATCTATCGCTGATTCGTAGCTTCATTAATCCTGAAAAAACTCCTCCGAATAAAAAATGTTTGGGGGAGTTAATCTTGAATCCCTCCCATCAAATTTTGCCCCTCAAAGTATGAGTTCGTCTTCCATACGATTCGATAATTTTTTAGATCGTGAAAGCTCTCTTGGCGTCTTATTGATGCTGCCAGGATTAACTATTTTGGCTATTTTTTTAGCCTATCCATTTGCACTAGGCATCTGGCTTTCATTGACAGATACACGTATCGGTATGCCAGGCGAATTCATTGGTCTGTGGAATTATATTGATCTACTTGAAGACGATATATTCCATCAGACGGCATGGAATACGATGGTTTATGCCTTAGTTACGGTTCCCTTCAAAGCTGTTTTAGGTCTTGGATTGGCGCTGGTACTGAATAATCGCATCCGATTCAGCAACCCCATCCGTGCCTTTATCATGCTGCCTTGGATTGTCCCAACTGCCCTGAGTTCATTGGGATGGTTCATGATCTTTGATCCCGTCTTTAGCCCAATCTCCTGGTTGATGATCCAGATGGGATTGGTCGAATCAAATATTAATTTTCTCGGCGATCAAGTTTTAGCAGTTTCTGCAATTTGTTGGGTTAACATCTGGCGTGGAATTCCATTTTTTGGAATCAGTATCTTGGCGGGATTACAGGCAGTACCCCATGAACTTCATGAGCAAGCAGCGATTGACGGAGCGAATAAGTATCACAGATTTATGAATGTGACTTTTCCTCACATCAAGGGAATTATCATGATCACAAGTTTGCTTTCTATCATCTGGACCTTTGCTGATTTCCAGTTGATTTATATTCTTACCAAAGGGGGCCCGGCCAATCAGACTCATATCTTTGGAACTTATGCATACCAAGTAGGGATGTCCGCGACTGAAATTGGTATGGGTGCAGCGATTACTTTGTACATGTTCCCAATCCTCGCCTTCTTCAGCATTTTCCTTCTTCGTTACATGAAAAAATCAGCATGATGGTTGGCAGCGAAAGTCATAGGACACTACAGATTTATATTCCCCTGATCATTTTTGGGCTGTTGCTGCTATTCCCTTTCTATTGGATGACAATCGTATCTTTGAAGCCTTCATCAGACCTCTTTGATATGAATTTCAATCCATTCTGGGTCCAACGGTTTACCTTCGAGAATTATACTTATCTTTTTGAGAACACTGAATTTTGGAGTTGGTTGTGGAATACGATGATCATCGCGGTCGTTTCCACGGCTTTATCCATTTTTTGTAGTATTTGTATTGGCTATGCGCTGGCGAGGTTGAGGTTCCCAGGAAGTAATTTTATGGGGATTGGCATCTTTTTGGTTTATCTGGTACCGCCGACTCTTCTGTTCATTCCAATGGCTCAGGTCATTGGCGCACTGAACCTGTTTAATACTCATTGGTCTCTGATTCTGACATATCCCACTCAATTGATTCCCTTCGCCTCTTGGCTTTTGATGGGTTACTTTTTGACAATACCCAAAGAGATTGAAGAGAGCGCCTTAATGGATGGTTGCTCAAGAATTCAGATCTTGATCAGGATTGTCCTCCCTCTATCTGTTCCGGGAATTCTTTCAGCAACGATTTTTTGCTTCACACTCTGCTGGAATGAATTTCTCTACGCATTGATCTTCATGTCTTCTGGCGACATGAAAACCATCCCTGTCGGAACTGTCAGCGACCTGATCAAAGCGGATACCCTCTTCTGGGGATCTCTGATGGCTTCAGCGCTACTTGGATCCGTTCCAGTAGCCTTTATCTACTCCTTCTTCGTTAAGTACTACGTCTCTGGACTGACCGCAAGTGCGGTTAAGGGCTGAGAATCAAGGCATATCGATAACAATCTTTACAGCGTTATCCTTGGCATTTTGATGCAGCTCATAGGCTTCCAAGACTCTGTCAAAAGGGAAGCGGTGTGTCAGGACAGCAGCAACATCCAACGAACCTGCAGCAATCAAATCCAGAGCTTGGAGGGTAGAAGTGTGTCCGGGTTCACTATTGGCGTGAACAATGGACTTATGCTTTAAGCACTTTGTGAAAATCCTTCCGTAGTGCACGTTGATAGGTTCGTAAGGAACTCCAAACTGTAAGAAAAATCCAGAATCAGGTCTCGCTAACTCGATCGCCAGATTGATGGATGATTCCCTGCCAGCTGCTTCCACAACAATGTCGACTAATTTCTCATCGTTGATTCCCATAATTTGCTCAACAGGATCTGCTTCTCGAATATTGATGATATCGGTAGCACCGTATTGTTGAGCAAGTTGTAGACGATTAGATTTTGGGTCAAGAGCAATCACCTTGGCAGCTCCAAGCCGTTGCAATACAAAGTCAAACCAGAGTCCAGCAGTTCCCTGCCCCACCACTGCAACTGTCTTGCCGATCACACTTGGTAGTTGCTTACAGGCATACAGGACGGTTCCGAGTTGCTGAGCCATCAACAATTCTTCTCTAGTTTTTCCACTGGGAAGCTTCAACAAGTTTTTTTGTGGAGTCAAGTAGCGTTCAGCCATAGCTCGATGGTCTGGAGCAATGGCAAGAACAAAGTCCCCAACTTCATGTCCTTCCACTCCTGGACCTAGCTCCAAAATTTCAGCAATCACTTCGTGCCCTGTCGTGCCAGGTGGAAAGGGATACGCTGCATCTGGAGCATGACTCAACATCCAGACATCACTTCCACAAAGCGTTACATGGCGGGGCTGAACGATCGCATGCCCCTCCATCAGTTCAGGTGAAGTTGTTCTAAT
Proteins encoded in this window:
- a CDS encoding ATP-binding cassette domain-containing protein, whose product is MNSIVALKSVSKSYGPVLSLKPTNLEIGKNEIVGLIGDNGAGKSTLIKLITGLESPTSGEIFIKGKKINLNKYSVKISQKLGIETVYQKLSLCEKQPLWRNFFAGRPITNAFGLINVEKQREITAEIMKSTIGFRSEGINVDTPVSFLSGGERQGVAIGRAMYFESDLIILDEPTVALAISEVEKVLRFVDNIKTKGKSCIFIEHNIHHVHEISDRIIVLDRGDVVLNCDKNSIEIGDLIQFLKELHFQKEKK
- a CDS encoding extracellular solute-binding protein, which produces MEKLNENQPTSIFEETTDKGVTRRQIIKTGAAAAGAVALMGGFPYISSAQNKTLTIVRGTHFIPEAQEIAKQQAEEFGKQAGVKVNADFLNWPDLQPKIGAALQAGGIDVVELWPIQNHLYGTNLVDMTDEAEEVGARGGGFEEYVLNSASVNGRYLGIPHGDSGGTIAYRISAFEKAGVKNAADGSLLDMTWDDYFAVAKETKKMGMPFGQSLGHSLGDPIGFCYPYMWSSGALEVADDGKTVLFDTPTFEYALNKFVQAWKDGYDETGTSWDDSSNNRAYLSGKIASTFNGSSIYYATKKRDDGGAMMNDTHHMLMPKGTAGRYYESGSRTLAVLKNSPNTDVAKEYLKWWFQPENYYKWWSIQEGYQMHHVKNLANDPVWNSDPKMGAFRKIPGLGRLRGFAGDPNEKAGLAASKYVIVDTFAKAVQSGDAKDALKWGQRQLERIYR
- a CDS encoding sugar ABC transporter permease, which translates into the protein MAIFLAYPFALGIWLSLTDTRIGMPGEFIGLWNYIDLLEDDIFHQTAWNTMVYALVTVPFKAVLGLGLALVLNNRIRFSNPIRAFIMLPWIVPTALSSLGWFMIFDPVFSPISWLMIQMGLVESNINFLGDQVLAVSAICWVNIWRGIPFFGISILAGLQAVPHELHEQAAIDGANKYHRFMNVTFPHIKGIIMITSLLSIIWTFADFQLIYILTKGGPANQTHIFGTYAYQVGMSATEIGMGAAITLYMFPILAFFSIFLLRYMKKSA
- a CDS encoding carbohydrate ABC transporter permease codes for the protein MMVGSESHRTLQIYIPLIIFGLLLLFPFYWMTIVSLKPSSDLFDMNFNPFWVQRFTFENYTYLFENTEFWSWLWNTMIIAVVSTALSIFCSICIGYALARLRFPGSNFMGIGIFLVYLVPPTLLFIPMAQVIGALNLFNTHWSLILTYPTQLIPFASWLLMGYFLTIPKEIEESALMDGCSRIQILIRIVLPLSVPGILSATIFCFTLCWNEFLYALIFMSSGDMKTIPVGTVSDLIKADTLFWGSLMASALLGSVPVAFIYSFFVKYYVSGLTASAVKG
- a CDS encoding zinc-binding dehydrogenase, which codes for MTAKMDALQVVARGKAEFIRTTSPELMEGHAIVQPRHVTLCGSDVWMLSHAPDAAYPFPPGTTGHEVIAEILELGPGVEGHEVGDFVLAIAPDHRAMAERYLTPQKNLLKLPSGKTREELLMAQQLGTVLYACKQLPSVIGKTVAVVGQGTAGLWFDFVLQRLGAAKVIALDPKSNRLQLAQQYGATDIINIREADPVEQIMGINDEKLVDIVVEAAGRESSINLAIELARPDSGFFLQFGVPYEPINVHYGRIFTKCLKHKSIVHANSEPGHTSTLQALDLIAAGSLDVAAVLTHRFPFDRVLEAYELHQNAKDNAVKIVIDMP